A stretch of the Chitinophagaceae bacterium genome encodes the following:
- a CDS encoding T9SS type A sorting domain-containing protein, with protein MKFHLPASCCFLIFLLLASTISIAQTHFNPDDIRAGETQEPVYIPPPASFSEGIRSASFSITYNGYTTEAQTAFQFAADIWSSLLNSTVSIKVNTYFVPLVPGLLGITLPNGRKDFTDAPQPNTWYATSLANSIAGIELNPGEFDFDLYLNSTTSWYYGVDGNCPGGKYDLVSIVLHEICHGLGFVGLGKVVGTNGSFGLLQAADFAPIVTSFPWPDLDTLPGIFDAKLEDASGNFLITFPNPSTELKSQFTGNQIYFDGENALLMNGGVKPRMYAPTTFSLGSSLLHLNESTYPAGNINELMTPFAGASNAVHDPGPIVMGILKDIGWNVNYNVGIENISATETSLTVFPNPAQNQLQLSYATQFTEQPVQLEIFDVYGRSILKVDKIPPFINIAALLTGIYFLEMKTQNKSIRVKFIKS; from the coding sequence ATGAAATTTCACTTACCTGCATCCTGTTGTTTTTTAATTTTCTTATTGCTGGCTTCCACAATATCCATTGCACAAACTCATTTCAACCCCGACGATATAAGGGCAGGTGAAACGCAGGAACCGGTTTACATTCCACCTCCGGCAAGTTTTAGTGAAGGTATACGCTCGGCATCTTTTTCAATTACCTACAACGGATATACAACTGAAGCACAAACAGCCTTTCAGTTTGCAGCTGACATCTGGTCATCATTGCTCAATTCAACCGTGAGTATTAAAGTGAATACGTACTTCGTGCCATTGGTGCCTGGCTTGTTAGGTATTACGTTGCCCAATGGAAGAAAAGATTTTACAGATGCGCCGCAACCTAATACCTGGTATGCTACATCACTTGCCAATTCAATTGCGGGAATAGAATTGAATCCGGGCGAATTTGATTTTGATCTTTATCTGAACAGTACGACCAGTTGGTATTATGGTGTTGATGGAAATTGTCCCGGTGGTAAATATGATCTGGTATCTATCGTGCTTCATGAAATATGTCACGGATTAGGCTTTGTTGGATTGGGAAAAGTAGTGGGCACCAATGGCTCATTTGGACTATTACAGGCTGCCGATTTCGCACCTATTGTTACTTCATTTCCATGGCCGGATCTCGACACATTGCCAGGCATTTTTGATGCTAAGCTTGAAGATGCAAGTGGTAATTTTCTAATCACCTTTCCGAATCCTTCTACTGAATTGAAAAGCCAATTCACTGGCAATCAAATTTATTTTGATGGTGAAAATGCTTTGCTGATGAATGGCGGTGTGAAGCCAAGAATGTATGCACCAACTACTTTTTCACTGGGTTCCAGCTTGCTCCACCTGAATGAATCCACTTATCCCGCAGGCAACATCAATGAACTGATGACGCCTTTTGCCGGTGCTTCCAATGCAGTGCATGATCCCGGACCCATTGTAATGGGGATTTTAAAAGACATTGGATGGAATGTGAATTACAATGTGGGAATTGAAAATATTTCTGCAACAGAAACATCGCTTACAGTCTTCCCTAACCCTGCACAAAATCAATTGCAACTTTCCTATGCAACACAATTTACTGAACAACCAGTACAGCTTGAAATTTTTGATGTATACGGCAGAAGTATATTGAAAGTGGATAAAATACCGCCCTTTATAAACATTGCAGCTTTGCTTACAGGTATCTATTTTTTAGAAATGAAAACCCAAAATAAAAGCATAAGAGTGAAATTTATAAAAAGCTAA
- a CDS encoding flavin reductase family protein, with the protein MLTIDPKEISVAHLHGYMLSSIAPRPIAFASTVDKEGRPNLSPFSFFNAFGSNPPTLIFSPARRVRDNTTKHTLDNILEVPEVVINTVNYNMVHQTSLSSVEFAKDVNEFEKAGFSPVPSERIKPFRVKESPVQFECKVIEVKPMGDQGGAANLIICEIILMHISESVLNDQSRIDQHKMDLVARLGGDYYVRASGSSLFEVHKPNTKPAIGIDQLPALIRNSKVLTGNNLGQLGNAEHLPSKEELATVNVFEAMNELMERFNNDAESLEYHRHLLAKEYLDEGKLLEGWKVLLG; encoded by the coding sequence ATGTTAACTATCGATCCAAAAGAAATTTCAGTTGCGCACCTTCATGGATACATGTTGTCATCCATCGCACCGCGACCAATTGCATTTGCAAGCACTGTAGATAAAGAAGGCAGACCAAATCTTTCACCATTCAGTTTTTTTAATGCTTTCGGGAGCAATCCTCCCACACTTATTTTTTCCCCGGCAAGACGTGTTCGTGATAACACCACTAAACATACGCTCGATAATATTCTGGAAGTTCCTGAAGTGGTGATCAATACAGTGAATTATAATATGGTGCATCAGACTTCTCTTTCAAGCGTGGAGTTTGCAAAAGACGTGAATGAATTTGAGAAGGCAGGATTCAGTCCGGTTCCATCAGAAAGAATAAAACCATTTCGGGTGAAGGAATCTCCCGTGCAATTTGAATGCAAGGTGATCGAAGTAAAACCAATGGGAGATCAGGGCGGAGCAGCTAACCTGATTATTTGTGAAATAATATTGATGCACATCAGCGAATCGGTACTTAATGATCAGTCGCGCATTGATCAGCATAAAATGGATCTGGTTGCGCGTTTGGGAGGTGATTACTACGTACGTGCTTCCGGTTCTTCATTGTTTGAAGTACATAAACCCAATACCAAACCTGCTATTGGCATTGATCAGCTTCCTGCTCTTATCAGAAACAGCAAGGTACTAACTGGTAATAATCTCGGACAATTAGGAAATGCTGAACATCTTCCATCCAAAGAAGAGTTAGCGACAGTGAATGTATTCGAAGCTATGAATGAATTGATGGAACGATTTAACAATGATGCAGAATCCCTGGAATACCATCGTCATCTGCTCGCGAAAGAATATTTGGATGAAGGAAAGTTACTGGAAGGGTGGAAAGTTTTGCTGGGGTAG
- a CDS encoding PLP-dependent aminotransferase family protein, translating to MFSLKAVIDLDKECSTPVYLQIANKMIVQIKKGILKPGSKLPGTRELAKTLEVHRQTIVAALDELDAQGWIEIIPYSGTYVKESMPEVRGKKLVSRDGLPIGFPKHTGFPVGKNKFLPAPHFVKPYYLEINEGYPDVRIAPVEALSRTYRNLLQKEHYKKYLSYAGTHGNSDLRKALSEHLRETRGIQAAEENILLTRGSMMALYLASQSILKQGDVVVVGETSYYSATAMFQNIGAKLIRVPVDENGMVVDALEKVCNKTKIRAVFITPHHHNPTTVSLKAERRMQLLCLAEEHKFAVLEDDYDFDYHYDSGPVLPLASADTHGMVVYIGSLSKSLAPAFRVGFVVAPENLIEEMARLRRVIDLQGDTVLEKAIAELFAEGEIQRHQKKATKIYHARRDYFAALLKDRFADVINFHMPSGGMAIWARFNPEYNLQEISKKVREKELFLSSGRLFNPEHKNLNATRMGFASLTFDEMEEALDILDKVIRNKK from the coding sequence ATGTTTTCATTAAAAGCAGTGATCGACCTGGATAAAGAGTGCAGCACACCTGTTTACCTGCAAATCGCCAATAAGATGATTGTGCAGATTAAGAAAGGTATTCTTAAGCCGGGTTCTAAATTACCGGGCACACGGGAGCTCGCAAAAACGTTGGAGGTTCATAGGCAAACCATCGTCGCGGCACTGGATGAACTGGATGCGCAGGGCTGGATTGAAATTATTCCCTACAGCGGCACCTATGTTAAGGAATCCATGCCTGAAGTACGTGGAAAAAAACTGGTAAGCCGTGATGGTCTGCCGATTGGTTTTCCGAAGCACACCGGATTTCCGGTAGGGAAAAATAAATTTCTTCCGGCACCGCATTTTGTAAAACCTTATTACCTCGAAATCAATGAGGGGTATCCGGATGTGCGTATTGCTCCTGTAGAAGCATTATCCAGAACGTATCGTAACTTATTGCAAAAAGAACATTACAAGAAATACCTGAGCTATGCAGGCACCCATGGCAATAGTGATTTGCGAAAGGCATTGTCAGAACACCTCCGTGAAACAAGAGGCATTCAGGCAGCAGAAGAGAATATACTGCTTACGCGTGGCAGCATGATGGCGTTGTATCTCGCCAGTCAATCAATACTTAAACAAGGTGATGTGGTGGTAGTGGGAGAAACAAGTTATTATTCAGCTACCGCGATGTTCCAAAATATCGGTGCGAAGTTAATTAGAGTGCCCGTTGATGAAAATGGAATGGTGGTGGATGCGCTTGAGAAAGTATGTAATAAAACAAAAATCAGAGCAGTCTTTATTACACCCCACCATCACAATCCAACTACGGTTTCATTAAAGGCAGAACGGCGCATGCAATTACTTTGCCTTGCTGAAGAACACAAATTTGCAGTGCTGGAAGATGATTACGATTTCGATTATCACTACGACAGCGGACCCGTGTTACCGCTCGCCAGCGCGGATACACATGGTATGGTGGTGTATATAGGATCATTGAGTAAAAGTCTTGCACCCGCATTTCGTGTTGGCTTTGTAGTGGCGCCTGAAAACCTGATAGAAGAAATGGCACGTCTCCGGCGGGTGATTGATTTGCAGGGAGATACCGTGTTGGAAAAGGCGATTGCAGAATTATTTGCGGAAGGTGAAATTCAACGCCACCAGAAAAAAGCAACAAAAATTTATCATGCACGTCGTGACTACTTTGCAGCACTGCTGAAAGACCGTTTTGCCGACGTCATCAACTTTCACATGCCGTCTGGAGGCATGGCTATCTGGGCCCGTTTTAATCCTGAATATAACTTACAGGAAATTTCCAAAAAGGTGCGCGAGAAAGAATTGTTCCTTTCTTCAGGCCGGCTTTTTAATCCGGAGCATAAAAATCTGAACGCGACGCGAATGGGTTTTGCATCCCTCACTTTTGATGAAATGGAAGAAGCGCTCGATATCCTGGATAAAGTAATTCGCAATAAAAAATAA
- the accB gene encoding acetyl-CoA carboxylase biotin carboxyl carrier protein, with protein sequence MDLKEIQELIKLLNKSNISEIRIERDNFKIMLRTQDQNGPVQYVRQETVNLPPATTVTAPPATSNAQETPAISKTETAADTSNLVTIKSPMIGTFYRSSTPDKPAFVNVGDEIKPGMVLCIVEAMKLFNEIESEYSGRIVKVLMENAKPVEYDQPLFLIEPL encoded by the coding sequence ATGGATCTAAAAGAAATACAGGAACTCATTAAGCTCCTCAACAAGTCAAACATCTCGGAAATCCGGATCGAGCGCGATAACTTCAAAATCATGCTTCGCACACAGGATCAAAACGGACCTGTGCAGTATGTAAGACAGGAAACGGTTAACCTTCCTCCTGCCACAACAGTTACTGCTCCGCCTGCTACTTCCAATGCACAGGAAACACCGGCTATTTCAAAAACTGAAACAGCAGCAGATACTTCAAACCTTGTCACCATCAAATCGCCGATGATTGGTACGTTTTACCGTTCTTCTACGCCGGATAAACCTGCCTTCGTAAATGTTGGCGACGAAATAAAACCCGGAATGGTGCTCTGCATTGTGGAAGCGATGAAACTGTTCAATGAAATTGAATCGGAATATTCAGGTCGTATCGTGAAGGTTTTGATGGAAAATGCAAAACCGGTGGAATATGATCAACCTTTATTCCTGATTGAACCACTCTGA
- a CDS encoding EamA family transporter has translation MHSATLVKAYAALASVCFFWGTTYLAIRIGVDSMPPFLFAGVRFLIAGGLVSLYFMLKKTPLPSLQEWKNILLISLLFFVIGNSSVVHAEQHISSGLAALICSAIPIWVVLINLLLSKSEKVNSLIVTGLVIGFGGLVMIFYDNLGDLSNPALLFSLAYLLFGNIAWSYGTVYSKKIKWNTPFMFAAGLQMLIAGILLSIAGLFSGEAASFHPTVNGWMALLYLALIGSIVSYGAYLYALTHLPSTIVSLYAYVNPVVAVLLGFLLLHEKFGILTLLAMVITIAGVYLVNAGFKQKKDQPSLLRKLSMVPALLKLW, from the coding sequence ATGCATTCAGCTACATTAGTAAAAGCATACGCAGCCCTTGCCTCTGTTTGCTTTTTTTGGGGAACTACTTACCTGGCCATCCGGATAGGTGTGGACAGCATGCCGCCATTCCTGTTTGCCGGTGTGCGGTTTCTGATAGCAGGAGGATTGGTGAGCTTATATTTTATGCTGAAAAAAACACCATTGCCTTCTCTGCAGGAATGGAAGAATATCTTACTCATCAGTCTCTTGTTTTTTGTGATAGGAAACAGCAGTGTGGTGCATGCTGAGCAACATATCTCCAGCGGACTGGCAGCATTGATTTGTTCAGCCATACCAATTTGGGTGGTGCTGATTAACCTGCTGTTGAGTAAATCTGAAAAAGTGAATTCTTTGATTGTAACCGGTTTGGTGATTGGCTTTGGCGGATTAGTGATGATCTTCTACGACAACCTGGGAGATCTTTCAAATCCTGCTTTGTTATTTAGTCTTGCTTATTTATTGTTTGGAAATATTGCATGGTCTTACGGAACGGTATATTCTAAAAAGATAAAATGGAATACGCCATTTATGTTTGCTGCAGGTCTGCAGATGTTGATTGCAGGCATCTTGCTTTCTATAGCCGGATTATTTTCCGGTGAAGCCGCATCATTCCATCCAACAGTAAATGGTTGGATGGCATTGCTCTATCTTGCCTTGATTGGATCAATCGTGAGTTATGGTGCATATCTCTATGCATTAACCCATCTTCCATCCACTATTGTTTCATTGTATGCTTATGTAAATCCTGTGGTGGCAGTGCTGCTTGGTTTTTTATTGTTGCATGAAAAATTCGGAATCCTGACTCTGCTGGCGATGGTGATTACCATTGCAGGAGTTTACCTGGTAAATGCAGGATTTAAACAGAAGAAAGATCAACCATCACTGTTAAGAAAACTAAGTATGGTTCCGGCGTTACTGAAGCTATGGTGA
- a CDS encoding insulinase family protein — MKKNCLLLLAMLLCSVLQAQKPDLKSQVPLDSNVRMGVLSNGLTYYVRRNVKPEHRAELRLVVNAGSILESDQQQGLAHFCEHMAFNGTANFQKSELVDFLERTGMRFGADLNAYTSFDETVYMLQIPTDTEKIFLKGMQVLQDWAQAVSFDEEEIDKERGVVVEEWRLGQGANERMNRKYYPILFHDSRYAERLPIGKKEVIENAPYDTLRNFYKTWYRPDLMAVVAVGDFDPAKVEAVIKEKFSSLRNPKPEKSRILYPVPDHQNLLVSIATDKEATYTSVSVEYKLPREELKTIKDYRASLLSELYGIMSDHRYSELVQQADPPFTYGSSGYGSLARTKADFSNFAIVKDGGVERGLQALLEENERILRYGFTETELQRAKNEMLRNTERAFNERNKTESRNFASEYIRLYLYQIPSPGIEWEYKNQQQLLADVKLNEVNVLAAKWISNGDNCVIGISAPEKEGVIIPTENRIREIFDASHSRQVTAYVDKTIDQPLIEVQPVSSIVIKESKIPLYNITEWMLGNGVKVILKPTDFKNDEVSMNGYSWGGTSLYDDKDYLSAVYAPGIISSSGIGNYDAIMLEKFLSDKVVSVSPSISELQQAIGGSASVADLETMLQLVYLYFTSPRKDSVAFQSTIAQDLAFLQNQHASPEATFRDTIQLVMNQHNFRFQPMDASKLQQVNLNRAFEIYKERFANATGWTFVFVGNFELEKIRPLIEKYLGGIAKTEKIQTYRDLHIRPPAGKLEKKVMIGSEPKSAVRIIFGGKFDYTREHRNEVTALLRLVNMKLREMMREDMSGVYGVSISPSLKHYPESRYQFSLSFGCAPEHVDELVKAAMAVIDSVKKNGCNDVDLLKVKEQLIKERELNLKQNNFWLSALVQGDMNGESILELKNFQTQVESFTSGEFKRLANTYFEGADIAKFVLYPAK, encoded by the coding sequence ATGAAAAAAAATTGTTTGCTCCTCCTTGCAATGTTATTGTGTAGTGTATTGCAGGCGCAAAAACCTGATCTGAAAAGCCAGGTGCCTTTAGATTCAAATGTTAGAATGGGCGTGTTAAGTAATGGATTGACATACTATGTGCGCAGGAATGTAAAACCCGAGCATCGGGCAGAATTGCGACTTGTGGTAAATGCAGGATCTATTTTGGAATCTGATCAGCAACAGGGACTGGCGCATTTTTGTGAACACATGGCCTTTAATGGAACTGCCAATTTTCAAAAGAGCGAATTGGTTGATTTTCTTGAACGGACAGGAATGCGGTTTGGTGCCGACTTAAATGCATACACCAGTTTTGATGAAACAGTGTATATGTTGCAAATTCCGACAGATACAGAAAAAATATTTTTGAAAGGTATGCAGGTCTTGCAGGATTGGGCGCAGGCAGTTTCCTTTGATGAAGAGGAAATTGACAAAGAACGTGGTGTTGTAGTAGAAGAGTGGAGACTTGGACAAGGCGCCAATGAGCGAATGAACCGGAAATATTATCCCATACTATTCCATGATTCCAGATATGCAGAGCGGCTTCCTATCGGGAAAAAGGAAGTCATAGAAAATGCTCCGTATGATACGCTGCGGAATTTTTATAAAACATGGTACCGCCCTGATCTGATGGCTGTGGTTGCTGTAGGTGATTTTGATCCTGCCAAAGTGGAAGCTGTGATCAAAGAAAAATTTTCATCACTCCGGAATCCGAAACCGGAAAAATCTCGAATACTGTATCCTGTTCCCGATCATCAAAACCTGTTGGTGAGTATAGCGACAGATAAAGAAGCCACTTACACTTCTGTTTCGGTTGAGTATAAACTTCCGCGCGAAGAGTTAAAAACGATTAAAGACTATCGTGCCAGCCTTTTGTCAGAATTGTACGGCATCATGAGTGACCACCGTTACAGTGAACTTGTGCAACAAGCGGATCCGCCATTTACTTACGGCTCTTCCGGATACGGTTCGCTCGCGCGCACGAAAGCTGACTTCAGCAATTTTGCAATCGTGAAGGATGGCGGCGTGGAGCGCGGGTTGCAGGCGCTGCTCGAAGAGAATGAACGCATCCTTCGCTACGGATTTACTGAAACAGAATTGCAACGTGCAAAAAATGAAATGCTTCGAAATACAGAACGTGCATTTAATGAAAGAAATAAAACGGAATCGCGCAATTTCGCTTCTGAATATATCCGGTTATATCTTTATCAAATTCCCTCACCTGGTATTGAATGGGAATATAAAAATCAACAACAGTTGCTTGCTGATGTAAAGTTGAATGAAGTGAATGTGCTCGCAGCAAAATGGATCAGCAATGGCGATAATTGTGTGATTGGTATTTCCGCTCCTGAAAAAGAAGGTGTTATTATTCCTACAGAAAATCGTATCCGCGAAATTTTCGATGCAAGTCATTCACGGCAGGTAACCGCATATGTAGATAAAACAATTGATCAGCCATTGATTGAAGTGCAGCCTGTATCTTCCATCGTAATTAAAGAAAGTAAAATACCGCTATATAACATCACTGAATGGATGCTCGGAAATGGTGTTAAGGTAATTTTGAAACCAACGGATTTTAAGAATGATGAGGTTTCCATGAATGGATACAGTTGGGGAGGCACCTCTTTGTATGATGACAAGGATTATCTGTCTGCTGTTTACGCGCCGGGAATCATCAGCAGTTCCGGCATCGGAAATTATGATGCGATAATGTTGGAGAAATTCCTGAGCGATAAAGTAGTTTCTGTTTCACCATCTATCAGCGAATTGCAGCAAGCTATTGGCGGAAGTGCCTCGGTTGCTGATCTTGAAACGATGTTGCAACTCGTTTATCTTTATTTCACTTCGCCCCGAAAGGATAGTGTTGCATTTCAGTCCACCATTGCGCAGGACCTTGCATTCCTGCAAAATCAACATGCAAGTCCGGAAGCTACCTTCAGAGATACCATTCAGTTGGTGATGAATCAACACAACTTTCGTTTTCAACCTATGGATGCATCAAAATTGCAACAGGTGAATCTTAACCGTGCTTTTGAAATTTATAAAGAACGGTTTGCAAATGCCACCGGCTGGACTTTCGTATTCGTTGGAAATTTTGAATTGGAAAAAATCCGTCCACTTATAGAAAAGTATTTGGGTGGAATTGCGAAAACTGAAAAAATACAAACCTATCGTGATCTTCACATCAGACCGCCAGCAGGCAAACTGGAAAAGAAAGTGATGATAGGCAGTGAGCCTAAAAGCGCGGTGCGGATTATTTTTGGTGGTAAGTTCGATTACACACGTGAACATCGGAATGAAGTGACCGCTTTACTGCGTCTTGTGAATATGAAACTTCGAGAAATGATGCGTGAAGATATGAGCGGAGTATATGGCGTAAGCATTTCGCCTTCCTTAAAACATTATCCGGAGAGCAGGTATCAGTTTTCGCTTTCATTCGGCTGTGCGCCAGAACATGTTGACGAATTAGTAAAAGCTGCAATGGCCGTAATAGATTCAGTAAAGAAAAATGGCTGCAATGATGTAGATCTGTTGAAGGTGAAAGAGCAACTGATTAAAGAAAGAGAACTGAATCTGAAACAGAATAATTTTTGGCTGAGTGCATTGGTTCAAGGCGATATGAATGGAGAAAGTATCCTTGAATTGAAAAACTTTCAAACTCAGGTGGAAAGTTTTACCTCAGGTGAATTTAAGCGATTGGCCAACACTTATTTTGAAGGTGCTGATATTGCGAAGTTCGTCTTATATCCGGCGAAATAA
- the accC gene encoding acetyl-CoA carboxylase biotin carboxylase subunit → MAKNRPLNKVLIANRGEIALRIIRTCREMGIKTVSVYSTADRESLHVKFADEAVCIGPPPGKESYLSMAKIMAAAEITGADAIHPGYGFLSENEKFAEICGHYGIKFIGPTPHQIAMMGDKITAKDTMKKAGVPVIPGSEGLIADVKEGKKTAKKIGYPVILKATAGGGGKGMRIVWNEEEYENAFNMARTEAGASFGNDGVYLEKYVEEPRHIEIQVAGDQYGKACHLSERDCSIQRRHQKLLEESPSPFVTQQLREKMGAAAIKACKAIRYEGVGTVEFLVDKHRNFYFMEMNTRIQVEHPVTEEVINYDLIKEQIKIAAGEPISGKNYFPTMHAIECRINAEDPHNDFRPSPGKITTLHTPGGHGVRIDSHIYDGYTITPYYDSLIAKIITVAQTRIEAIATMERALSEYVIEGVKTTIPFHLALMKDKNFRDGNFNTSFLQSFKF, encoded by the coding sequence GTGGCCAAAAACAGACCATTAAATAAAGTACTGATAGCAAACCGCGGCGAAATTGCTTTGCGTATTATTCGCACTTGCCGCGAAATGGGAATAAAAACAGTCAGCGTCTATTCTACTGCGGATCGTGAATCATTGCACGTAAAATTTGCAGATGAAGCCGTTTGCATCGGCCCGCCTCCGGGAAAAGAATCGTACCTGAGCATGGCCAAGATCATGGCCGCCGCGGAAATCACCGGCGCCGATGCCATTCATCCCGGCTACGGATTTTTATCAGAAAATGAAAAATTTGCAGAGATCTGCGGTCATTACGGAATTAAATTTATTGGCCCTACACCACATCAGATTGCGATGATGGGTGATAAGATTACGGCCAAGGATACGATGAAGAAAGCCGGTGTTCCTGTAATTCCGGGCTCCGAAGGACTCATTGCAGATGTTAAAGAAGGAAAGAAGACCGCAAAAAAAATTGGTTACCCTGTCATTCTTAAAGCTACTGCAGGTGGTGGTGGAAAAGGAATGCGCATTGTGTGGAACGAAGAAGAATATGAGAATGCATTCAACATGGCGCGGACCGAAGCAGGTGCTTCGTTTGGCAACGATGGTGTTTACCTTGAAAAATATGTGGAAGAACCGCGTCACATAGAAATACAGGTAGCAGGTGATCAGTATGGAAAGGCCTGTCATTTATCTGAACGTGATTGCTCCATTCAGCGCCGTCATCAAAAATTATTGGAGGAAAGTCCTTCACCCTTTGTAACTCAGCAACTGCGTGAAAAAATGGGCGCTGCTGCTATTAAGGCCTGCAAAGCTATCCGTTATGAAGGCGTTGGTACTGTAGAATTTCTGGTAGATAAACACCGCAACTTCTACTTTATGGAAATGAATACACGTATTCAGGTGGAACATCCGGTTACGGAAGAAGTGATCAATTATGATCTGATTAAAGAACAAATAAAAATTGCTGCCGGAGAACCTATTTCCGGGAAAAATTATTTTCCAACGATGCATGCTATCGAGTGCCGCATCAATGCCGAAGATCCGCACAACGATTTTCGTCCGAGCCCTGGAAAAATCACTACGCTGCACACTCCGGGCGGTCATGGAGTTCGAATTGATTCCCACATTTATGACGGCTATACCATCACACCTTACTACGATTCACTGATTGCGAAGATTATTACGGTGGCTCAAACACGTATTGAAGCCATTGCTACTATGGAACGCGCACTGAGTGAATATGTAATTGAAGGTGTTAAAACAACCATTCCATTTCATCTTGCATTGATGAAGGATAAGAATTTCCGTGATGGAAATTTCAATACTTCCTTTTTGCAGAGTTTTAAATTCTGA